In a genomic window of Flavobacteriales bacterium:
- a CDS encoding 1-acyl-sn-glycerol-3-phosphate acyltransferase, producing MRPVYKLVFLKLLGWELRDERPARLDRFIIVVAPHTSNWDFVVGLAVRSIARLTDVKFLAKDSLFGPLTGWFFRGLGGFPVDRSKHNNMVDAVVDLFKRGAIKKIAITPEGTRSYQPHWKTGFHRIATGAGVPIILATFDYPNKLAIITAPFPLTSDPEADIERMKDWFRPHKGKNPEDGVR from the coding sequence ATGCGCCCGGTGTACAAGCTGGTGTTCCTGAAACTGCTCGGGTGGGAGCTGCGCGATGAGCGCCCCGCCCGGCTCGACCGCTTCATCATCGTGGTGGCACCGCACACCAGCAACTGGGATTTCGTGGTTGGCCTGGCCGTGCGCAGCATCGCCCGCCTCACCGATGTGAAGTTCCTCGCCAAGGATTCGCTCTTCGGACCGCTCACCGGCTGGTTCTTCCGCGGGCTCGGCGGCTTCCCGGTGGACCGCAGCAAGCACAACAACATGGTCGATGCCGTGGTGGACCTCTTCAAGCGCGGCGCGATCAAGAAGATCGCCATCACCCCCGAGGGCACGCGCAGCTACCAGCCGCATTGGAAGACCGGTTTCCACCGCATCGCCACCGGCGCCGGCGTGCCCATCATCCTGGCCACCTTCGATTACCCCAACAAGCTCGCGATCATCACCGCCCCCTTCCCGCTCACAAGCGACCCCGAGGCCGACATCGAGCGCATGAAGGATTGGTTCCGTCCGCACAAGGGCAAGAATCCGGAGGATGGCGTGCGCTGA
- a CDS encoding NAD(P)-dependent oxidoreductase, giving the protein MRLLITGGSGFIGTNLVEECLAQGITLLNLDWNPPLNPIHAKHWREGDILDGPATAAALQAFAPTHVVHLAARTDTEEPTDVDAYRQNHEGTRLLLEAVKQCSTVRRIVVTSTQFVCEAGYQPQHDLDFKPFTVYGESKRLTELATREAGLSCEWVIIRPTTIWGPWSLRYRDVMFKVMRKGLYFHPGRQRVVRSYGYVGNVVWQVMRMLEAPAEKVHEQVLYVGDPPFDLKEWVEEVSKQLVGKPVRYIPSWLVRLLAITGDAFKAIGLPFPITSGRYRSMTSDYITPMHRTIAAVGEAPFSIAQGVSAMVRWYDNDSQRWKAGPKKDARQVR; this is encoded by the coding sequence ATGCGCCTCCTGATCACCGGTGGCTCGGGCTTCATCGGCACCAACCTCGTGGAAGAGTGCCTCGCGCAGGGCATCACCTTGCTCAACCTCGATTGGAATCCGCCGCTGAACCCGATTCATGCCAAGCATTGGCGCGAAGGGGACATCCTCGACGGACCAGCCACGGCGGCCGCCCTGCAGGCCTTCGCGCCCACGCACGTCGTTCACCTTGCCGCCCGAACCGATACCGAGGAGCCCACCGACGTGGACGCCTACCGCCAGAACCATGAGGGCACGCGCCTGCTGCTCGAGGCGGTGAAGCAATGTTCCACGGTGCGCCGCATCGTCGTCACCAGCACGCAGTTCGTTTGCGAGGCAGGCTACCAGCCCCAGCACGACCTCGACTTCAAGCCCTTCACGGTGTACGGCGAATCGAAGCGGCTCACGGAATTGGCCACGCGCGAAGCGGGCCTGTCGTGCGAATGGGTGATCATCCGACCCACCACCATCTGGGGGCCGTGGAGCCTTCGCTACCGCGACGTGATGTTCAAGGTGATGCGCAAGGGACTCTACTTCCATCCCGGCCGGCAGCGCGTGGTGCGCTCCTACGGCTATGTGGGCAATGTGGTGTGGCAGGTCATGCGCATGCTCGAAGCGCCTGCAGAGAAGGTGCACGAGCAAGTGCTCTACGTAGGCGATCCGCCCTTTGACCTGAAGGAATGGGTTGAAGAGGTCTCGAAGCAGCTGGTAGGCAAGCCCGTGCGCTACATACCGAGCTGGCTGGTGCGCCTCTTGGCCATCACCGGCGACGCCTTCAAGGCGATCGGCCTCCCCTTTCCCATCACCAGCGGCCGCTACCGCAGCATGACCAGCGATTACATCACGCCCATGCACCGCACCATCGCCGCCGTGGGCGAAGCCCCCTTCTCCATCGCCCAAGGCGTAAGTGCCATGGTGCGCTGGTACGATAACGATAGCCAGCGGTGGAAGGCGGGCCCAAAAAAGGATGCACGACAGGTGCGATGA
- a CDS encoding T9SS type A sorting domain-containing protein, with the protein MRLLNTRKLLFIVTALTALTVRSATYYISPTGNDSNNGTSQATAWRTIDRANQLSSSFQPGDRILFQRGGVYRGKLSIMNSGAAGNLIQVGGYGTGAQPIISGSVAVTNWTQHSGNIWKAPITEAVKYVYADGTLQELARFPNTGWLRVDQGTSTSLTDSELNQASGYWTGATAVIRTTNWSYDTAYVSAFSNSTLTHTATGNNLGTWQLGYYLRNKLALLDAPGEWFHDRSAGMLYIWCPGNANPNNVLVEAAVLDNGIYVGWQRHHIKVDGIHMRHHTAASLRLSGTSELEALNCTFTDTRQAIYSTGNNQHFHHLDVQRTYGTGISLLDNNTILEHCNLLNIAVVKGLGEQNMGYLGIGTNGAGMVVRDNRLENVGYCGIAVNNNAIVERNVVINSMAILNDGAGITFDSTDGAIIRDNIVRDLSGDVESSAIGWIHSVPICMGIYFGNVYNRNILVKGNTVMNCKGSGMYVDHTMEFTGNRIEDNVLFNNQIQLFISDYSNYNGPGATAPFHVPAYNTVYSNNILYSLNKDQLLIQQYHVYSANWVDFGTFTGNYYFNPYNDRSIYLRNSVTGAHNYYTLERWQADHNEDPTGTRSPLRLPSMEVTQVLAANTVPNSSFGSNVSGWTGWPSQGVITHNTTKLDNGCLKTSFTSNATYGTHNLNHSATVGIQNGAWYRMKFSVVSDIMGEFTVGFKANSQADEPWRVGERTYSYDTERRDVEHIFQSDRTDQGVCMFTCRYTDGIYYLDNVSLERVEAVPVNPLERQIILVNDLATAQDFDLVGCWSDVDGNLHHGSVTLQPYKSIILIKENDSDCLSTAVEEDMAVAGADGRLIYPNPVERGSVVTIAIADNAPAFVQLVGLQGQVVWSGRVAGGRSSFSLPEHMSAGTYVVMVEQDGQRSQQRISVL; encoded by the coding sequence ATGCGACTCCTCAACACCCGGAAGCTGCTCTTCATCGTCACGGCCCTCACGGCCCTCACGGTGCGAAGCGCCACCTACTACATCTCGCCCACGGGCAACGACAGCAACAACGGTACGAGCCAGGCCACGGCGTGGCGCACCATCGACCGGGCCAACCAGCTCAGCAGCAGCTTCCAGCCGGGCGACCGCATCTTATTCCAGCGGGGCGGGGTGTACCGGGGCAAGCTGAGCATCATGAACAGCGGCGCCGCCGGCAACCTGATCCAGGTCGGCGGCTACGGCACCGGGGCCCAGCCCATCATCAGCGGCAGTGTGGCCGTGACCAATTGGACCCAGCACAGCGGCAACATCTGGAAGGCGCCCATCACCGAGGCGGTGAAGTACGTTTATGCGGATGGCACCCTGCAGGAGCTCGCGCGTTTCCCCAACACCGGTTGGCTGCGCGTGGACCAAGGCACCAGCACCAGCCTCACCGATAGTGAGCTGAACCAGGCCAGCGGCTACTGGACCGGCGCCACCGCCGTGATCCGAACCACCAATTGGAGCTACGACACGGCTTACGTATCGGCCTTCAGCAACAGCACCCTCACGCACACGGCCACTGGCAACAACCTCGGCACCTGGCAGTTGGGCTACTACCTGCGCAACAAGCTGGCCCTGCTCGATGCCCCCGGCGAATGGTTCCACGACCGCTCGGCCGGCATGCTCTACATCTGGTGCCCCGGCAACGCCAACCCCAACAACGTGCTAGTGGAGGCCGCCGTGCTCGACAACGGCATCTACGTGGGCTGGCAGCGCCACCACATCAAGGTCGATGGCATCCACATGCGCCACCACACCGCGGCCAGCTTGCGGCTCTCCGGCACCTCCGAACTGGAGGCCCTGAACTGCACCTTCACCGATACGCGCCAGGCCATCTACAGCACCGGCAACAACCAGCACTTCCATCACCTCGATGTGCAGCGAACCTATGGCACTGGCATATCGCTGCTCGACAACAACACCATCCTGGAGCATTGCAACCTGCTGAACATCGCCGTGGTGAAGGGCCTCGGCGAGCAGAACATGGGCTACCTCGGAATCGGCACCAACGGCGCCGGCATGGTGGTGCGCGACAACCGCCTGGAGAACGTGGGCTATTGCGGCATCGCCGTGAACAACAACGCCATCGTGGAGCGCAATGTCGTGATCAACAGCATGGCCATCCTGAACGACGGCGCCGGCATCACCTTCGACAGCACCGACGGGGCCATCATCCGCGACAACATCGTGCGCGACCTCAGCGGCGATGTGGAGAGCAGCGCCATCGGCTGGATCCACTCCGTGCCCATCTGCATGGGCATCTACTTCGGCAATGTGTACAACCGCAACATCCTCGTGAAGGGCAACACCGTGATGAACTGCAAGGGCTCCGGCATGTACGTGGACCACACGATGGAATTCACCGGCAACCGGATCGAGGACAATGTGCTCTTCAACAACCAGATCCAGCTCTTCATCTCCGACTACAGCAACTACAACGGCCCCGGCGCCACTGCGCCTTTCCATGTGCCCGCGTACAACACCGTGTACAGCAACAACATCCTCTACAGCCTCAACAAGGACCAGCTGCTCATCCAGCAGTACCACGTGTACAGCGCGAATTGGGTGGACTTCGGCACCTTCACGGGCAACTACTACTTCAATCCTTACAACGACCGCAGCATCTACCTGCGCAACTCCGTCACCGGCGCGCACAACTACTACACCTTGGAGCGCTGGCAGGCCGACCACAACGAGGACCCAACGGGCACCCGAAGCCCGCTCCGCCTGCCCAGCATGGAAGTGACGCAGGTGCTCGCAGCCAACACGGTGCCCAACAGCAGCTTCGGCAGCAACGTGAGCGGATGGACCGGCTGGCCCAGCCAGGGCGTCATCACCCACAATACCACGAAGCTCGATAACGGCTGCCTCAAGACCAGCTTCACCAGCAACGCCACCTACGGCACGCACAACCTCAACCATAGCGCCACGGTCGGCATCCAGAACGGTGCCTGGTACCGCATGAAGTTCAGCGTGGTGAGCGACATCATGGGCGAGTTCACCGTGGGCTTCAAGGCCAACAGCCAGGCCGATGAGCCATGGCGCGTGGGCGAACGGACCTATTCCTACGACACGGAGCGCCGCGATGTGGAGCACATCTTCCAGAGCGACCGCACGGATCAGGGCGTGTGCATGTTCACCTGCCGCTACACCGATGGCATCTATTACCTCGACAACGTGTCGCTGGAGCGCGTGGAGGCAGTGCCCGTGAATCCCCTCGAGCGCCAGATCATCCTGGTGAACGACCTGGCCACGGCGCAGGACTTCGACCTGGTAGGCTGCTGGAGCGATGTGGATGGCAACCTGCACCACGGCTCCGTCACGCTCCAGCCCTACAAGTCCATCATCCTCATCAAGGAGAACGACAGCGATTGCTTGAGCACCGCGGTTGAGGAGGACATGGCGGTTGCCGGTGCCGATGGCAGGCTGATCTATCCGAATCCGGTGGAGCGCGGCTCGGTGGTCACCATCGCAATCGCCGACAACGCTCCCGCCTTCGTGCAGCTCGTGGGCCTGCAGGGCCAGGTGGTCTGGAGCGGTCGCGTGGCAGGAGGACGGTCGAGCTTCAGCCTTCCTGAGCACATGAGCGCGGGCACCTACGTGGTGATGGTGGAGCAGGACGGTCAACGCAGCCAACAGCGCATCAGCGTGCTTTGA
- a CDS encoding flippase, with the protein MLRSEGAQKILKNVSWLFVERILRLGLVLLTGVVVARALGDELFGQLNYATGFVGLFFALGAMGIDEILVRDLVRHPEKRDELLGSAALMKLFGALLMVLLATAGSLLKGMDGLTVTLIIVIASAELMRPVGVIEQWFMSQVKAGPVAKVQMAQALISSSAKLALAWAVHTGHAEGRPALIGFAWMYALEYVVLSSGYLTIFKHDGLQWRHWKATRDMSLRLLSESWPMLIYGMALFVQARIDQVMIKDMLTATDGEEAAFAEVGQYSVALRMIEALGFLPMIVQSTLAPAITKAKAVSHALYTDRLLNQYRLMFGLFLVTAIPLYLLAEPIVVLLFGAEFEPAGVLLGLFAIRLFFTNMGTGKRSFITNEGLFRYSLLTALVGVALNVGINWLLIPEYRSIGAIWATIISFSVSIFVLDLLIPRTRENLRLMLTGIFTFWKFHRAA; encoded by the coding sequence ATGCTCAGGTCAGAAGGCGCGCAGAAGATCCTGAAGAACGTATCGTGGCTCTTCGTTGAGCGGATCCTCCGATTGGGCCTCGTGCTGCTCACCGGCGTGGTGGTGGCCCGCGCGCTGGGCGATGAACTCTTCGGTCAGCTCAATTACGCCACCGGCTTCGTTGGCCTCTTCTTCGCGCTCGGCGCCATGGGCATCGATGAGATCCTCGTGCGCGACCTGGTGCGACACCCCGAGAAGCGCGATGAGCTCCTCGGCAGCGCCGCTCTGATGAAGCTCTTCGGCGCGCTTTTGATGGTCCTGCTCGCTACTGCCGGGTCCTTGCTCAAGGGCATGGATGGGCTGACGGTCACCCTCATCATCGTGATCGCCTCTGCTGAGCTGATGCGGCCCGTCGGCGTGATCGAGCAATGGTTCATGTCGCAGGTGAAAGCAGGCCCTGTGGCCAAGGTGCAGATGGCGCAGGCCCTCATCTCCTCTTCCGCGAAGCTCGCACTGGCCTGGGCGGTGCATACCGGTCATGCAGAAGGCCGTCCAGCGCTCATCGGCTTCGCGTGGATGTATGCCTTGGAATATGTAGTGCTGTCTTCGGGCTACCTCACCATATTCAAGCACGATGGCTTGCAATGGCGCCATTGGAAGGCCACGCGCGACATGTCCCTGCGGCTGCTGAGCGAATCGTGGCCCATGCTGATCTACGGCATGGCGCTCTTCGTGCAGGCGCGCATCGATCAGGTGATGATCAAGGACATGCTCACCGCTACCGACGGTGAAGAAGCTGCCTTCGCCGAGGTAGGGCAGTACAGCGTGGCCCTGCGCATGATCGAGGCGCTCGGTTTCCTGCCCATGATCGTGCAGAGCACCCTGGCGCCAGCCATCACCAAGGCCAAGGCAGTCTCACACGCATTGTACACCGACCGATTGCTGAACCAGTACCGCCTCATGTTCGGGCTGTTCCTCGTTACAGCGATCCCGCTGTACCTGCTCGCTGAACCCATCGTGGTGCTGCTCTTCGGGGCTGAATTCGAGCCGGCCGGCGTGCTCCTCGGCCTCTTCGCCATCCGCCTCTTCTTCACCAACATGGGCACCGGCAAGCGCAGCTTCATCACCAACGAGGGGCTCTTCCGCTACTCGCTGCTCACGGCGCTGGTGGGCGTGGCGCTCAACGTGGGCATCAATTGGCTGCTGATCCCCGAATACCGCTCCATCGGCGCCATCTGGGCCACCATCATCTCTTTCTCCGTTAGCATCTTCGTGCTCGACCTCCTCATTCCGCGCACCCGGGAGAACCTTCGCCTGATGCTCACCGGCATATTCACCTTCTGGAAGTTCCATCGCGCCGCATGA
- a CDS encoding polysaccharide biosynthesis tyrosine autokinase: MAAQASDVIDLRAVVRKILRRWWWFAITGIIAGGLGVAYLKTTPKTYMVSARMLMGEGDRGFGGRQEDFLKGMSLVRGNSQLEDDIALLTSRSMMVKTLNRLDFGVSYYTTKRYLTQEQYSFPPFRVQLDSVSVQVTGIPIHVKVDRATGTYRVTAKGKNVMLYNVQKQEIMEAYVPEYDLDQTVPIGEPFVGDHLSFRIEFPEDREYSPETDYFFKINSLDAQVMNYGGRLSVSEPDDNGHVISLTMAGASPSKDIAFINTLMDAFIETALYKQQQKGLRTIDFIDDQLGLVGDSLRRAENEMQQVRSSTSMFNVVGTADALAQERSRLENERSSIQRRRSYCISVLDKIRSQSDMRNVPAPSSSGIDDPVLNNLVLEITRLSSDLAARTGTTGVKNDPTTIAMERKLKNLTQSLEQTAASLVERAEIDYNEITSRVNSIGYQLGQIPREERELGIKQRKLDLSGGLYNYLMEKKAEAGIAIASDQVDKSVVDQARSIGGAIGPDKKVVLGGALLIGLLLPALLIVLLDFFNDRINDLDELKRLTALPVLAVIPISKRRRITPDEPKSLLAESFRTARINLQYLKANAPRQVIGLTSGTSGEGKTFCAVNLATVLAVSGKRVLLIDADMRRPNVSRTMELPDGPGLSTWLIGEADIAGITVRSDVPGLDVIGAGPIPPNPGELAESPRMAELMTTVRQRYDHIVVDSSPLGLVSEFVVLMGHLDVTLYVVRERYTRRGSLRTVNELVKSGQLGRVDVLFNNVRADRNNGYGYYTK, translated from the coding sequence ATGGCCGCGCAAGCCTCCGACGTCATCGACCTGCGCGCTGTTGTGCGCAAGATCCTGCGCCGATGGTGGTGGTTCGCCATCACGGGCATCATCGCCGGTGGGCTCGGGGTGGCCTACCTGAAGACCACCCCCAAGACCTACATGGTGAGCGCTCGCATGCTCATGGGCGAAGGCGACCGGGGCTTCGGCGGGCGTCAGGAGGACTTCCTCAAGGGCATGTCGCTGGTGCGCGGCAACTCGCAGCTCGAGGACGACATCGCCCTGCTCACCTCGCGCAGCATGATGGTGAAGACCCTCAACCGCCTCGATTTCGGCGTGAGCTACTACACCACCAAGCGATACCTCACCCAGGAGCAGTACAGCTTCCCGCCCTTCCGCGTGCAACTCGATTCGGTGAGCGTGCAGGTGACCGGTATACCCATCCATGTGAAGGTCGACCGCGCCACAGGCACCTACCGCGTCACGGCCAAGGGGAAGAACGTGATGCTGTACAACGTTCAGAAACAGGAGATCATGGAGGCCTATGTGCCCGAGTACGACTTGGATCAGACCGTGCCCATCGGCGAACCCTTCGTGGGCGACCACCTGAGCTTCCGCATCGAGTTCCCGGAGGACCGGGAATACAGCCCGGAGACCGATTACTTCTTCAAGATCAACAGCCTCGACGCCCAGGTGATGAATTACGGCGGGCGCCTGAGCGTGAGCGAGCCCGATGACAACGGGCACGTCATCTCCCTCACCATGGCGGGCGCCTCGCCATCGAAGGACATCGCCTTCATCAATACATTGATGGACGCCTTCATCGAAACAGCGCTGTACAAGCAGCAGCAGAAGGGCCTGCGCACCATCGACTTCATCGACGATCAGCTCGGCCTGGTGGGCGATTCGCTGCGCCGCGCCGAGAACGAGATGCAGCAGGTGCGCAGCAGCACCAGCATGTTCAATGTCGTGGGCACCGCCGATGCGCTCGCCCAAGAGCGATCGCGGCTGGAGAACGAGCGCAGCAGCATCCAGCGCAGGCGCTCCTATTGCATCAGCGTGCTCGACAAGATCCGCTCGCAGAGCGACATGCGCAACGTGCCCGCCCCTTCATCAAGCGGCATCGACGACCCCGTGCTCAACAACCTCGTGCTCGAGATCACGCGGCTGAGCTCCGACCTGGCCGCGCGCACGGGCACCACCGGGGTGAAGAACGACCCCACCACCATTGCCATGGAGCGCAAGCTCAAGAACCTCACCCAGTCGCTGGAGCAGACCGCTGCCAGCCTGGTGGAGCGCGCGGAGATCGACTACAACGAGATCACCAGCCGCGTCAATTCCATCGGATACCAGCTCGGGCAGATCCCGCGAGAGGAGCGTGAATTGGGCATCAAGCAGCGCAAGCTCGACCTGAGCGGCGGCCTTTACAATTACCTGATGGAGAAGAAGGCTGAAGCGGGCATCGCCATCGCATCGGACCAGGTGGACAAGAGCGTGGTGGACCAGGCAAGGTCCATCGGAGGCGCCATCGGGCCGGACAAGAAGGTGGTGCTCGGCGGCGCGCTGTTGATCGGCCTGTTGCTGCCTGCATTGCTGATCGTCCTGCTCGACTTCTTCAACGACCGCATCAACGACCTCGACGAGCTCAAGCGCCTCACCGCTTTGCCTGTGCTCGCCGTGATCCCGATCAGCAAACGACGCCGCATCACGCCCGACGAGCCCAAGAGCCTGCTGGCCGAATCGTTCCGGACCGCGCGCATCAACCTTCAATACCTCAAGGCCAACGCACCGCGGCAGGTCATCGGCCTTACCAGCGGCACAAGCGGCGAAGGCAAGACCTTCTGCGCCGTGAACCTCGCCACGGTGCTCGCGGTCTCCGGCAAGCGCGTGCTGCTCATCGATGCGGACATGCGCCGGCCGAACGTGAGCCGCACCATGGAACTCCCGGATGGGCCTGGACTGAGCACCTGGCTGATCGGCGAGGCCGATATCGCGGGCATCACCGTGCGCAGCGATGTGCCGGGCCTCGATGTGATCGGTGCCGGCCCTATTCCGCCGAACCCCGGCGAGCTGGCTGAGAGCCCGCGCATGGCCGAGCTCATGACGACCGTTCGCCAGCGCTACGACCACATCGTGGTTGATTCCTCACCCCTGGGACTAGTGAGCGAATTCGTGGTGCTCATGGGCCACCTTGATGTCACCTTGTATGTGGTGCGCGAGCGCTATACGCGCCGCGGATCGCTCCGTACGGTGAACGAATTGGTGAAGTCGGGGCAGCTCGGCCGCGTGGACGTGCTGTTCAACAACGTGCGGGCGGACCGCAACAATGGCTACGGCTACTACACCAAGTAG
- a CDS encoding polysaccharide export protein: protein MRSPNRFLLPLALLLLASCVSRRSVNYLNDPSLTPGASKLFENQKFEYRLQVNDVLSIRVLGLDDQTHRYFNIEGPGGGMGVNDAMLYVNGFSVDKTGNVHLPQVGKVKLQGLTVGEAQDLVQRKINEYFTNATVIMKMVNWRVSVLGAVGRPGTYMVYNNQITILDALSMAGGPLELADKGHVTLMRQSDRGVQALYVDMSTTDVLRSEYYYLLPNDVVFVPHLRARPARINLEILSIILTTLSTAAVVFTVVKNNTQ from the coding sequence ATGCGTTCACCCAACCGGTTCCTGCTCCCGCTGGCGCTGCTGCTCCTGGCCTCCTGCGTGAGCCGCCGCAGCGTCAACTACCTCAACGACCCTTCGCTGACCCCCGGTGCCAGCAAGCTGTTCGAGAACCAGAAATTCGAGTACCGCCTGCAAGTGAACGATGTGCTCAGCATCCGTGTACTGGGCCTCGATGACCAGACGCACCGCTACTTCAACATCGAAGGCCCCGGCGGCGGCATGGGCGTGAACGATGCCATGCTCTACGTGAACGGCTTCTCCGTGGACAAGACCGGCAATGTTCATCTTCCGCAGGTAGGCAAGGTGAAGCTGCAAGGCCTCACCGTCGGCGAGGCGCAGGACCTGGTGCAGCGCAAGATCAACGAGTACTTCACCAACGCCACGGTGATCATGAAGATGGTGAACTGGCGGGTAAGCGTGCTCGGCGCCGTGGGCCGGCCCGGCACCTACATGGTGTACAACAACCAGATCACCATCCTCGATGCGCTCAGCATGGCCGGAGGGCCGCTCGAGCTCGCCGACAAGGGCCATGTTACGCTGATGCGCCAGAGCGACCGCGGCGTGCAGGCCCTGTACGTGGACATGAGCACCACCGATGTGCTGCGCTCGGAATACTACTATCTGCTGCCGAACGATGTCGTCTTCGTCCCTCACCTGCGCGCACGCCCAGCGCGCATCAATCTCGAGATACTCTCCATCATCCTCACCACGCTGAGCACTGCAGCCGTGGTGTTCACGGTGGTGAAGAACAACACCCAATAG
- a CDS encoding acyl-CoA dehydrogenase, whose product MQATDTLAGLNFELSEEQLAVRDAARDFAQNVLKPGVIDRDREQRFPKEEIRQLGELGFLGMMVSPEYGGGGMDTISYVLAMEEISKVDASTSVVMSVNNSLVCWGLEHFANEEQKRKYLVPLAKGEVIGAFCLSEPEAGSDATSQRTTAIDMGDHYLLNGTKNWITNGGSASTYLVMAQTDAAKGHKGINCLIVEKGMPGFVVGAKEDKLGIRGSDTHTLMFQDVKVPKANRIGADGFGFTFAMKTLSGGRIGIASQALGIASGAYELALAYSKERKAFGKAISEHQAIAFKLADMATEIEAARLLCLKAAWLKDRHLNYDQASAMAKVFASEVAMRTTVEAVQVHGGYGYVKEYHVERLMRDAKITQIYEGTSEVQRIVISRGVLKG is encoded by the coding sequence ATGCAAGCCACCGACACCCTAGCCGGACTCAACTTCGAACTCAGTGAAGAGCAGCTCGCCGTGCGCGATGCGGCGCGCGATTTCGCGCAGAACGTGCTCAAGCCCGGCGTGATCGACCGCGACCGTGAGCAGCGATTCCCAAAAGAAGAGATCCGCCAACTCGGCGAGCTCGGCTTCCTGGGCATGATGGTGAGCCCCGAGTACGGCGGCGGCGGCATGGACACCATCAGCTATGTGCTGGCCATGGAGGAGATCAGCAAAGTGGATGCGAGCACGAGCGTGGTGATGAGCGTGAACAACAGCCTGGTTTGCTGGGGCCTGGAGCACTTCGCCAATGAAGAGCAGAAGCGCAAGTACCTGGTTCCGCTGGCCAAGGGCGAAGTGATCGGCGCCTTCTGCCTGAGCGAGCCCGAGGCCGGCAGCGATGCCACCAGCCAGCGCACCACGGCCATCGATATGGGCGACCACTATCTGCTGAACGGCACCAAGAACTGGATCACCAACGGCGGATCCGCCAGCACCTATCTGGTGATGGCTCAGACCGATGCGGCGAAAGGGCACAAGGGCATCAATTGCCTGATCGTGGAGAAGGGCATGCCCGGTTTCGTGGTGGGCGCCAAGGAGGATAAGCTCGGCATCCGCGGCAGCGACACCCATACCCTGATGTTCCAGGATGTGAAGGTGCCCAAGGCCAACCGCATCGGCGCCGACGGCTTCGGCTTCACCTTCGCCATGAAGACCTTGAGCGGCGGCCGCATCGGCATCGCTTCACAAGCGCTGGGCATCGCCAGCGGTGCCTATGAACTCGCCTTGGCCTACAGCAAGGAGCGCAAGGCCTTCGGCAAGGCCATCAGCGAGCACCAGGCCATCGCCTTCAAGCTGGCCGACATGGCCACCGAGATCGAGGCCGCGCGCCTGCTCTGCCTGAAGGCCGCCTGGCTGAAGGACAGGCACCTGAACTACGACCAGGCCAGCGCCATGGCCAAGGTCTTCGCCAGTGAGGTGGCCATGCGCACCACGGTGGAGGCCGTGCAGGTGCATGGCGGCTACGGGTACGTGAAAGAGTACCACGTGGAGCGCCTGATGCGTGATGCCAAGATCACCCAGATCTACGAGGGCACGAGCGAGGTGCAGCGCATCGTGATCAGCCGGGGCGTGCTGAAGGGCTGA
- a CDS encoding peptidylprolyl isomerase: MPEGVYARITTNKGAILIRFEHEKAPMTVANFVALAEGKMKNTAKPEGTPYFDGLIFHRVIPGFMIQGGCPLGTGTGNPGYAFADEIHPDLKHTRAGTLSMANAGPATNGSQFFITNGPTPHLDGRHAVFGYVVQGQDVVDAIAGVPRGRGDKPNEDVVMQKVAIERVGKAAKAWDAVAVLKANQAKFVQR, from the coding sequence CTGCCCGAAGGCGTTTACGCCCGCATCACGACCAACAAAGGCGCGATCCTGATCCGATTCGAGCACGAGAAGGCGCCCATGACGGTGGCCAACTTCGTGGCATTGGCCGAAGGCAAGATGAAGAACACCGCGAAGCCGGAAGGCACGCCGTACTTCGATGGATTGATCTTCCATCGGGTGATCCCCGGCTTCATGATCCAAGGCGGCTGCCCGCTGGGCACAGGCACCGGTAATCCCGGTTATGCCTTCGCGGATGAGATCCATCCCGATCTGAAGCACACGCGGGCCGGCACCTTGAGCATGGCCAATGCGGGCCCCGCGACCAACGGCAGCCAATTCTTCATCACCAACGGGCCCACCCCGCACCTCGATGGCCGTCATGCGGTCTTCGGTTACGTGGTGCAAGGCCAGGATGTTGTGGATGCCATTGCGGGTGTTCCACGTGGCCGCGGCGACAAGCCGAACGAGGATGTGGTGATGCAGAAGGTGGCCATTGAGCGCGTGGGCAAGGCTGCCAAGGCATGGGATGCCGTTGCCGTGCTCAAAGCCAATCAGGCCAAGTTCGTGCAGCGTTAG